The Streptomyces seoulensis genome contains a region encoding:
- a CDS encoding zinc-dependent alcohol dehydrogenase family protein, translated as MKGFVFHGPGQASWEDVPDPGIKEPTDAIVKVGMVSVCGTDLHILKGDVPEVPPGTVLGHEAVGEIVDVGSDVRTVRPGDRVLISCITSCGRCRFCREGRYGQCLGGGGWVLGHLLDGTQAEYVRVPHADLSLHPLPASVPSEVAVLLADIFPTAYEVGVLNGRVRAGDTVVIVGAGPIGLAAVVAARLFAPERIIVVDLARSRLQAARRLGADVVALAGEDPGLLVDDLTGGLGADVAVEAVGVAESFELCTRVVRPCGHVANVGVHGAPAVLHLENLWIRDVTITTGLVDTYSTPTLLRMAAAGRLPTAELVTHTFPLNHMAEAYDVFAHAAETGALKVVLGADRHEVAIPMP; from the coding sequence ATGAAGGGCTTCGTCTTTCACGGACCGGGCCAGGCGTCCTGGGAGGACGTCCCGGACCCCGGGATCAAGGAGCCGACCGACGCGATCGTGAAGGTCGGCATGGTGTCCGTCTGCGGGACCGACCTGCACATCCTGAAGGGGGATGTGCCCGAGGTACCGCCCGGCACGGTGCTCGGCCACGAGGCGGTCGGCGAGATCGTCGACGTGGGCAGCGATGTGCGCACCGTACGGCCCGGCGACCGGGTGCTGATCTCGTGCATCACGTCGTGCGGCCGGTGCCGCTTCTGCCGGGAGGGCCGGTACGGGCAGTGCCTGGGCGGCGGCGGCTGGGTCCTCGGCCATCTCCTGGACGGCACCCAGGCCGAGTACGTCCGGGTCCCGCACGCCGACCTGTCCCTGCACCCGCTGCCGGCCTCCGTGCCGAGCGAGGTCGCGGTCCTGCTGGCGGACATCTTCCCGACCGCCTACGAGGTGGGCGTGCTCAACGGCCGGGTCCGCGCGGGCGACACGGTGGTGATCGTGGGCGCCGGGCCGATCGGGCTGGCGGCCGTCGTCGCCGCCCGGCTGTTCGCCCCCGAGCGGATCATCGTGGTGGACCTGGCCCGGTCCCGGTTGCAGGCGGCCCGGCGGCTCGGCGCGGACGTCGTGGCGCTGGCCGGGGAGGACCCCGGTCTCCTGGTGGACGACCTCACCGGCGGGCTCGGCGCGGACGTGGCCGTGGAGGCGGTCGGCGTGGCGGAGAGCTTCGAACTGTGCACCCGTGTGGTGCGGCCCTGCGGTCACGTGGCCAACGTCGGTGTGCACGGCGCCCCGGCGGTGCTGCACCTGGAGAACCTGTGGATCAGGGACGTCACCATCACGACGGGCCTGGTGGACACGTACTCCACCCCGACCCTGCTGCGGATGGCGGCGGCGGGACGGCTGCCGACCGCGGAACTGGTGACCCACACCTTCCCGCTGAACCACATGGCGGAGGCGTACGACGTGTTCGCGCACGCGGCCGAGACCGGTGCCCTGAAGGTGGTGCTGGGCGCGGACCGGCACGAGGTGGCCATCCCGATGCCGTGA
- a CDS encoding LLM class F420-dependent oxidoreductase, producing MTVGVALDASGAGNQVDATVLLAREAAAAGLRSAWFGQTFGADSPQLAAIVGREVPELHVGTSAIPVFGRHPLIVSGQAQTAQAATHGRYHLGLALGTKLLTEGGFGLPFERPVARLREFLTALRQLTATGNADFHGELLTAVTPIPARVPGAEGGVPVLVAAMGPQALKVSGELADGILPYLAGPRALERDIVPAVTAEAEAAGRPAPRIVALVPGVVTDDVDAVRETATERLAFYEQIPSYARVIELSGARRASDVAVIGDEKTVAAEVRRYRDAGATEVVFAGTEMAGDADRLRTWALLGELAG from the coding sequence ATGACTGTTGGAGTAGCGCTCGACGCGTCCGGCGCCGGGAACCAGGTCGACGCCACCGTCCTCCTCGCCCGGGAGGCCGCGGCGGCGGGGCTGCGCTCGGCCTGGTTCGGGCAGACCTTCGGCGCGGACTCGCCCCAGCTCGCCGCGATCGTCGGCCGTGAGGTGCCGGAGCTCCACGTGGGTACCTCCGCGATCCCCGTCTTCGGCCGCCACCCCCTGATCGTCTCCGGCCAGGCCCAGACCGCCCAGGCCGCCACGCACGGCCGCTACCACCTCGGCCTGGCGCTGGGCACCAAGCTGCTCACCGAGGGCGGCTTCGGCCTGCCCTTCGAGCGTCCCGTCGCCCGGCTGCGCGAGTTCCTCACCGCGCTGCGCCAACTGACCGCGACCGGCAACGCCGACTTCCACGGCGAGCTGCTCACCGCCGTCACCCCGATCCCCGCGCGCGTGCCGGGCGCCGAGGGCGGGGTGCCCGTACTGGTCGCCGCGATGGGCCCGCAGGCACTCAAGGTCAGCGGCGAACTGGCCGACGGGATCCTGCCCTACCTGGCCGGGCCCCGGGCGCTGGAGCGGGACATCGTCCCCGCGGTCACCGCGGAGGCCGAGGCGGCGGGGCGGCCCGCGCCCCGGATCGTGGCCCTGGTGCCCGGCGTGGTCACGGACGACGTGGACGCCGTACGGGAGACGGCCACCGAACGGCTCGCGTTCTACGAGCAGATCCCGTCCTACGCCAGGGTCATCGAACTCTCCGGCGCCCGCCGCGCGTCGGACGTGGCCGTGATCGGCGACGAGAAGACGGTCGCCGCCGAGGTGCGCCGCTACCGGGACGCGGGCGCGACGGAGGTGGTCTTCGCCGGCACCGAGATGGCCGGGGACGCGGACCGGCTGCGCACCTGGGCCCTGCTCGGCGAGCTGGCGGGATGA
- a CDS encoding DUF1684 domain-containing protein — MTAHAPATDPHAFTESWQDWYRAHEERLADPHGFLAVTSLNWLDEHPQRFPDAPGAWHTGPGGVTVTLDEGEELTVAGVPVRGEHRFGVVPERGGVEAVWGDAVIEVAKRGGHDIVRPRHPDAPLRTAFAGTPAYAPDPRWVVTGRYEPFAEPRPTTVGAAVEGLEHVYDAPGRIVFELEGRTLSLTAFPGGGSGGLSVLFTDETSGRTTYAANRVLSVAPPAADGTVVLDFNRAANLPCAYTDLATCPLPPAENRLPLAIETGLKIPRERGGA, encoded by the coding sequence ATGACCGCCCACGCCCCCGCGACCGACCCGCACGCCTTCACCGAGTCCTGGCAGGACTGGTACCGGGCGCACGAGGAACGGCTCGCCGACCCGCACGGCTTCCTCGCCGTCACCAGCCTGAACTGGCTGGACGAGCACCCGCAGCGCTTCCCCGACGCCCCCGGCGCCTGGCACACCGGACCCGGCGGCGTCACCGTGACCCTGGACGAGGGCGAGGAGCTGACCGTGGCCGGGGTGCCGGTGCGGGGCGAGCACCGCTTCGGCGTCGTCCCGGAGCGCGGCGGCGTCGAGGCGGTGTGGGGAGACGCGGTGATCGAGGTGGCCAAGCGCGGCGGACACGACATCGTCCGCCCCCGGCACCCGGACGCCCCGCTGCGCACCGCGTTCGCCGGCACGCCCGCCTACGCGCCCGACCCTCGCTGGGTCGTGACGGGCCGCTACGAGCCCTTCGCCGAGCCCCGCCCGACCACCGTGGGCGCCGCCGTCGAGGGCCTCGAGCACGTGTACGACGCGCCCGGCCGGATCGTGTTCGAGCTGGAGGGTCGCACACTGTCCCTGACCGCGTTCCCCGGCGGTGGCTCCGGCGGGCTGTCGGTGCTGTTCACCGACGAGACCTCCGGCCGCACCACGTACGCCGCGAACCGGGTCCTCTCCGTGGCGCCGCCCGCCGCCGACGGCACGGTGGTGCTCGACTTCAACCGGGCGGCGAACCTCCCCTGCGCCTACACCGACCTGGCCACCTGCCCACTGCCCCCGGCGGAGAACCGGCTCCCGCTGGCGATCGAGACGGGACTGAAGATCCCGCGCGAGCGCGGCGGGGCCTGA
- a CDS encoding 2-hydroxyacid dehydrogenase, translating to MTRDLHHTATGVLLPWPGLDRQHGPWPEGVEVQVWDGVTPGSEPADDVLARIGLWVMPYAVPDAVRLLPKLPGLRAVQSLSAGVEKLVPLMPAGATLHNGRGLHDASTAEHALGLILAAQRDLPQWVADQGAGRWEPHFTRSLADARVTIVGYGSIGAALERRLRACEAEVVRVARRARPEEGVHAVADLAGLLPETDIVVLVLPENPDTVGMFGAEELAALPDGALVVNVGRGRTLDTEALLAETRTGRLRAALDVTDPEPLPADHPLRHAPGVLLTPHVAGGSAAFRPRAERLIVEQVRRFAAGEPLHHLFPRD from the coding sequence ATGACCAGAGATCTGCACCACACCGCCACCGGCGTCCTGCTGCCCTGGCCCGGTCTGGACCGGCAGCACGGCCCCTGGCCCGAGGGCGTGGAGGTCCAGGTGTGGGACGGCGTCACCCCCGGCAGCGAACCCGCCGACGACGTGCTCGCGCGCATCGGCCTGTGGGTCATGCCCTACGCCGTGCCCGACGCCGTACGCCTGCTGCCGAAGCTGCCCGGCCTGCGGGCGGTGCAGTCACTGAGCGCCGGGGTCGAGAAGCTCGTCCCCCTCATGCCCGCCGGGGCCACCCTGCACAACGGCCGCGGCCTGCACGACGCCTCCACCGCCGAACACGCCCTCGGGCTGATCCTCGCCGCCCAGCGGGACCTCCCGCAGTGGGTCGCCGACCAGGGCGCCGGCCGCTGGGAGCCCCACTTCACCCGCTCCCTCGCCGACGCCCGCGTCACGATCGTCGGTTACGGCTCCATCGGCGCGGCGCTGGAACGCCGGCTGCGCGCCTGTGAGGCGGAGGTCGTCCGGGTCGCGCGGCGGGCCCGCCCCGAGGAGGGCGTCCACGCCGTGGCCGACCTGGCCGGGCTGCTGCCGGAGACGGACATCGTCGTGCTCGTACTGCCCGAGAACCCGGACACCGTCGGCATGTTCGGCGCCGAGGAGCTGGCCGCGCTGCCCGACGGCGCGCTCGTCGTCAACGTCGGCCGCGGCCGCACGCTGGACACCGAGGCCCTGCTCGCCGAGACCCGGACCGGCAGGCTGCGCGCGGCCCTGGACGTCACCGACCCCGAACCGCTGCCGGCCGACCACCCGCTGCGGCACGCCCCCGGCGTGCTCCTCACCCCGCACGTCGCCGGCGGTTCGGCCGCGTTCCGCCCCCGCGCGGAGCGCCTGATCGTCGAGCAGGTACGGCGGTTCGCCGCCGGGGAGCCCCTCCACCACCTTTTCCCGCGCGACTGA